From Panthera tigris isolate Pti1 chromosome B4, P.tigris_Pti1_mat1.1, whole genome shotgun sequence:
TATCCGTGGCCTGCCATCAGGGCACTAAGGACAGCTTGTGGGTATTTTGGTCCCCGTCCCTTGCTGGGTCAGAGCAGCAGCCCAGGGAGTTCAGAGCTATAATTTGACATTTGGAGACACAGGGCTCTGGACACGAGGGTGGTATGTGCCATCTGCCCAGAGGTGGCAGGAAGTGGGAAAGAGCACAACTCTGGACCCTAGGACAGTTGCAAGGCTCAGCTATGGCACCAATGGCTCTGGGTAAGTGCTGCTAAGTCACCTGAGCTCTCTGGGGTACCCGTTGCCTTAGTCTGAAACGGATCTCGTAATTGCCATCATATTGACTGGCCTCTTGGTGCGTATGTTGTAAGCTGTGTGCTGCTCCTTTGTATCATTCTGGGGAATTAGGGCTCCAATTGGCGTTCCCGTCCCACAAGGGTTGAACTTGGTGGGAAGGGAAGGCTCATCTGCTCACTTCCTGGACTTAGTGTTGAGTGTGGTTTTCACACACCTTCCCTGATCTCTGGttacttttaagagacagaacaggaaggtggggagggtcTCCAAGACCACAGCAGGCCTGTGTTCCGATGTTGCAGATGGTGGAGAGCATGAAGTACCCTTTCCGGCAAGGCATGCGGTTGGAGGTGGTGGACAAGGCCCAGGTGTCACGGACCCGCATGGCCGTCGTGGACACAGTAATTGGGGGTCGCCTTCGGCTCCTCTATGAGGATGGCGACAGCGATGACGACTTCTGGTGCCACATGTGGAGCCCCTGATCCACCCAGTGGGTTGGTCACGGCGCGTTGGCCATGGCATCAAGCTTTCAGGTTAGCAGAGCCCCAGGCCAGCGTGACACGGGTTCTGCTGCCCCAGGGCCTAGGTAGGAGCATCTCCATACCCCACAACAGTCCTCTGTGGTAGAGGTGAGCATTTCCATCATGTAGTTGGTGATAACAAGGTCCAGAGAGGTTGGGTGATTTGACCAAGGTCACTCAGCTTGTAAGTGGTATGACTGATCTGAACCCAGAGGCTGCAGACCCCATCCTCTCCCATGTGATGTGGGAAGCATCTGGATCTGAAGGGTTCAGTAGTCCCTACAGAGAGCTCCTGATGTTTTCTGTCTTCCGGTCTGGGGGGATAGGCAGGTAGGGGGTGCTGAGATACAGGTTAGAGCATATGCAGGGCAATCTCCACATTTCTGGGGATAGTATGGAGGTGGCCCTGTTGGCAGCCTTcaactcccttctctcccttgctcccaAAAGAGAGGCGCAGTGACATGGCCCACCATCCCACCTTCCGGAAAATCTACTGTGATGCTGTTCCTTACCTGTTCAAGAAGGTGAGGCACGGCCCTTGGAGACTTTTCGTCTCGTCCGTAGGTCCATTCCAGACCTTGGGACCCTGGGatgttcctttccttcccccgTCTCCTTCCCAAGCCTATGGCAGGTGAGGcctgctcccccaccctccacctgggCCACCCAGAGATTCCCCAGCTGCCCCGTTCCTTTCAGGTTCGAGCTGTCTACACGGAAGGTGGTTGGTTTGAGGAGGGGATGAAACTGGAAGCCATTGACCCCCTGAATCTGGGCAACATCTGCGTGGCAACCATCTGCAAGGTGAGCCTGGGCCCGACCCTACAGCCTCTAGTGCGGTTTTCGGAAGCCTCTGAGGTGGCTCCAAGCTCTGCACACCTTCCCCACTCCGGCTGCTCCTGGAGTACCGGACTTTTGTGAGGAGAGGGCTCATCTGCTCCTTGCTCAACATCTGCTTTCGTGTCGGGTCCGAGGCACAATGGACAGGTGCTTATCGAACACCTGGCCTGAGCTTGGTCCTGTGTCAGGTGTAGGCCCTGCGCCGTCAGCCTCCTTGGAGGCTTTTCCACTGCCTCGTGTCCTCTCCTCTGAGGGCTGGAGCCACAGCCATGCTGACTTTGCTGCATACTGTACGTTATTGCTGCAACCTGAGGAACAAATGGCCCCTGGGGGACATGCTGATTTGTCCATCCAGCCAGACTTCTCCAGGCTGGGCCCGGGTGCTCATCACTGAAAACACTGGCAAAAAGATGTAGTCCCTGAAGGAACAGCATTTGCTGTCCAGTGAGGAAGGTAAATAAGGTCACATGTACGGTTTACAGGGGCGCTGAGTGCTCCAAAGCAGAAGCTCGGGGAAGGCCGAGATCTAGCTCTCCGCACACCGCTAATCTGCCGGCTCTCTAGCCACCTGCCCCTTGGATGGGGTACAGCTCATGATACCATGgtgtctgccttctccccacccgCTAGGTTCTCCTGGACGGCTACCTCATGATCTGTGTGGACGGGGGGCCTTCCACAGATGGCTCAGACTGGTTCTGTTACCATGCCTCCTCCCACGCTATCTTCCCAGCTACCTTCTGCCAAAAGAATGACATTGAGCTCACACCACCTAAAGGTAAGACCGGCCTTACAGTCAGAAAGGGTAGAGTGTGGCCACAGGACCAGATTCCTGGCCAAGCCAGACCCTGGGGCTTGGAGTCTCAGAGTGGATTGGAAAggtgtctgagccacccaaggccaACACTACCAGCCCTTACACTGGGCTGACCGGGCTCTATGACTAGCGTGTGGCTTGGTGAGCAGAGCTCCAGCTGTTCCTTTGGGCAGTGAACAACCTGTACAACAGGACCATGGTCCTCGAGCAGGTACCAGCCCGGGGAGGAGAGAAGGCTGCTGGGGAGACTCCAGGCTGGGTCCTGATCCAGTTGCAGGTGCCCCTTCGGCATGTGCTCCTTTCTTGgattccctcctgcctcccctcctttccctccacgTTTATACTTTCTGCTTCTCCAGGCTACGAATCACACACTTTCAGCTGGGACACCTACTTGGAGAAGACCAAGTCAAAAGCAGCTCCGTCGAGACTCTTTAACATGGTAAGGAAATTGACGAAGCAcggggcctgggtggccctgCCTGCTCTCGGGTGTTAATTCCAACCCCCTTCTGTTCCCTCGAGTCAGTACTGCGGAGACCAGCCACTCCTGGGGAGAAGTCCCAAACTCTGCCATAGGCATTCTACCTAACAGTCGAGCCGGTCCCTTTCCCGGAGGGACTGGTGCTTGGGAGCAGAGGGCAGCGGGATCACTGTCAAGGGACCCTTCCCCCAGGCGCTCCCAGCCCATTGCCTCTCCCCAGTTGTGCCCCACCGGGGCAGGGAGCTGGCCGTGGTCACTGCTGCTTCCTCCCGTCCCTAGGACTGCCCCAACCACGGCTTCAAAGTGGGCATGAAGCTGGAGGCCGTGGACCTGATGGAACCCCGGCTCATCTGCGTGGCCACGGTGAAGCGGGTGGTGCATAGGCTCCTCAGCATCCACTTTGACGGCTGGGACAGCGAATACGACCAGTGGGTGGACTGTGAGTCTCCGGACATCTACCCCGTCGGCTGGTGTGAGCTCACCGGCTACCAGCTCCAGCCACCCGTGGCCGCAGGTCTGGGCTCTCGCGGCCCCAAGAAGCTCTTGACgttgctttcctttttccttcctgccGACCACTCCCGCTGCCCCAGGCCTACCTCATTCTTTGGCATGAGATCGAGAAGTCTCCTGGACCACTTCTAACTAGAGTGGCCCTTGTgtccccacctcctgctcctgacttctctgtctccctctccctctggcctgcaGAGCGCCTTCCTTGATCTTGCCCACTCTGTCATATGCTCGTGCCCTTGTGCACACAGGTAAACCTCCCAGGTCCCTCGGAGCAGCCCTGGTGATGAgggtgggaagaagggacagCTGCTCTCcagtccctcccccattctcattGCCCAACTTTGGCTTTCCTTCTCGGGGTGTCCCATGTGTAGGGGAGGCAagtgaggggtgggcagggggtctTGGGACGTGCCTATACCTTGTTCTCTTAGAACTCTCTTCTTACCTCTTACTCTCATCTTTTAACAGAGCCGACCACACCTCTGAAGGCCAAAGAGGCCacgaagaagaaaaagaaacagtttgggaagaaaagtaagtgatgcactaaagcaGTGCTGGTGTGGGGCCTGGGACCAGCTGGGCCTGTGTCCCTGGACGTAGAGCAGGAGTCACCACTTAGGTAGCACCCTTCTCGATCCCTCCATCTCCTCTTCCTTGCCCTTTGGCCCCAACATACCTGTCAGCCTATGTCTTAAGGGACCCGAGGACACACAGGGAGTCTTCAGTCTCTGGCACTGGTCAGGATGGCgaggaaaaaaggcaagagatTGTAATTATAAgcgagaaaggggggagggatcCCCATCTCTGCTGCCCTGTGGTCAGAGTCGCTGCTGTTTGAAAGTATGAGGTATGGAGGGGGTGGCGGTTTCTCCCCAAGCCTGTCATTCTTCCCTTGTGACACTCAGGGATGAGAGGGCAGCCACTGAACTTTGGTGTCATCTCCTTAGGCGAGGCCCCACTCTTAACAGATcctgagccctgtgtgggctcaGCTTGAGGGGACAGCAGGTGGGGCGGGGTAGGGAGGAGAGAAGGTAAAGCCATCCTTCAGAGCCGCTGGCGTGTGGCCGTGAGGTCGTCTCCACGATGTGGCACCATACACAGAAGAGGTTGTCCAGAAATAAGGAGGAAACAGACGGGGTCCCTGGGTGGGATTAAGGTCGTATGAGGGTTTGGGTTTGATCACATGGGAAGACCCTGTACCGTTCACAGTAGTGGGGCTGCGAAAGTCACTTCAcaggtgaaggaaggaaagaccggaagagggaaggaagctcCGCAAGCAGGACGGGGTGGTGGTAACCCCCTACTGGAgagagcctctctgagccttgggcACACAGCTCTGAGGGGCAGCGTCGGCGTTCAGGCCCTTGGTTCCCCCAGATTGGCTCTTCTGGTGTCACCGCCCCTGCTCGCCGCTGGCTGAGACCCGGCCTTCAAGCCGCACGTGGATACCGCCTCGTGCTGggtttaattctgtttttattcaaagggaaaagaatacCACCGAGCAAGACCCGGCCCCTCAGACAGGGGTCCAAGAAGCCCCTGCTGGAGGACGACCTGCAGGCCGCCGAGAAGATCTCATCGGAGCCTGTTCCTGAAGAGAGTAAGAGCCTCCCGGGCGGGACCAAGGCAGGGCCGGCCCGCGCCAGTGCTCAGAGGCggcccttctccttccccacctggGCACAGAAGAGGAGAGTCAAGTGTGAAGGGACTTCTCTGGGCACCCAGCAGTCCTTGTTGGACCACTGGGCCTGGAGAGCTTCCCAAACACCCACCCCCGACTCTGAACGGAGCCGCACACCTCCAGCCGGGCCCTCTCCGTCTCTGCGGCCCGCCCCGCGGGGGCAAGGCGCCATTCCCGCCTCCCCGCCACTTCCTGAGGGCCCCCCTTCATAGGGAGCCAGAGCCTGAGCCCCCTGCCCTTCCGGGGTTTCACGCACACTCACTCTGttctccccgccctccccacctcccttcctctttAGTCATTGCTGTGCGTGTGAAGGAAGAGCATCTAGACATGGCCACAGCTGACAAAGCCCCGAGTCCAGAGCTGCCTGTTCCCATCGAGAACATCAAACAGGAGACAGACGACTGAGCCTTCCCCACAGCCAGCCCGGGGCTTCTCTGTTGCTACCGCCCCTCACCCCACCTTAGTTGGGAGAACGAGCCTTTTTTGCCTAAGTTCTGCCGGGTGCTGTGAAGGCCAGGCCCCCGAGgacctctgtcctcctccctggcGAGGCCTGACCGACTGGCACTGCCTGAGGCCTCCGCGTTGGTCTCTGAGTGTCTCCTCCAGCTAGAGTTCCCAAAGCTCTTTCTACAGCAACCTCCCTCCACACCCACCACACCCCTCGGCCGCCGGGGTCGGGGGCTGCCCCCCATCACGCTGCAAGACAAGTCCGtgaagggtgtgtgtgtctgagcAAGTCCTGTAATAAAGGCCTGGAGCAGCTCTGAGGGGGAGGCCGTTgcgggctggtgggggggggcgtgggtGTCTGAAAGCAGCCACGTGGAGCAGCCTCTCGCCTCTGGGGTTGGCACCCTGCTTCTCACACCCTAGGGAGATCAGGGAGCCGTGCAGGCACCCAGCCCTGGCATCTAAGAGGCAGTGACCGGGATACAGGTTTCGGTGACTTGTGGGATGACCTTGACCCTGTTTTTGCTGTTGACATGAGTACTGACCCCCATTTCTTAAACAGAACGGTGCAGAAGTGGAGTCTGCTCCCCAGGGGGCTAGCGGGGACCTGGGGAGGCGAGGACCACACAGGCCCCTGTGCCACTtggggagctggaggagggggctgcaGAGGCAGCAGGGCCGGAAGGGAGACGGCCGCCAGAGCTGTGCTTCACCTGCTCGGAGCCCAGCTCGGCTGGGACCTGCCCTTTCCACCCCACTTCTCTCCTCCTGGTTGACAGGGAGAGAGTCGCGGGGCCTCGGTGAGGGGCATTGGTCAGCTCTGCTGGCTGAGGGGGCCCTAAGGGAGCCCCTGGAGGAAGGCAGATGAGGGTAACGGGACACACTTCCTGGCTCCCTGTCCTTTCCTGTCCATGCCCCTCTCTGATACCACATTTTAGAAGTTCACCTAGTGTCTGCCCAAATTTcagttgctttcatttttccccGTTAACCTCCTTGGAAactgtcccctccctctgtctctccaatAACTTCGCAAATGTTAAGGTGGGGCAGCTGacctttatttcctgtctttgggTGGAGAGGCGCTGCCAGGTGGGTTACTGTGGGCGTCCAGCTGCCTCTGAGCTGGTCAGGCTGCCACCGCCTGTGCTTGCTGGGTAGGGTGCTGGCTGTGCATTTGCTCAGGACCTGGGCTGTCTGGGCTTCCCCAGAGAT
This genomic window contains:
- the L3MBTL2 gene encoding LOW QUALITY PROTEIN: lethal(3)malignant brain tumor-like protein 2 (The sequence of the model RefSeq protein was modified relative to this genomic sequence to represent the inferred CDS: inserted 1 base in 1 codon) — protein: MEKTRGVEEAPSSEPMEEEEEEEDDLELFGGYDSFRSYNSSAGSESSSYLEESSEAENEDREAGELPTSPLHLLSPGTPRSLDGSGSEPAVCEMCGIVGTREAFFSKTKRFCSVSCSRSYSSNSKKASILARLQGKPPTKKAKVLHKAAWSAKIGAFLHSQGTGQLADGTPTGQDALVLGFDWGKFLKDHSYKAAPVSCFKHVPLYDQWEDVMKGMKVEVLNSDAVLPSRVYWIASVIQAAGYRVLLRYEGFENDASHDFWCNLGTVDVHPIGWCAINSKILVPPRTIHAKFTDWKGYLMKRLVGSRTLPVDFHIKMVESMKYPFRQGMRLEVVDKAQVSRTRMAVVDTVIGGRLRLLYEDGDSDDDFWCHMWXPLIHPVGWSRRVGHGIKLSERRSDMAHHPTFRKIYCDAVPYLFKKVRAVYTEGGWFEEGMKLEAIDPLNLGNICVATICKVLLDGYLMICVDGGPSTDGSDWFCYHASSHAIFPATFCQKNDIELTPPKGYESHTFSWDTYLEKTKSKAAPSRLFNMDCPNHGFKVGMKLEAVDLMEPRLICVATVKRVVHRLLSIHFDGWDSEYDQWVDCESPDIYPVGWCELTGYQLQPPVAAEPTTPLKAKEATKKKKKQFGKKRKRIPPSKTRPLRQGSKKPLLEDDLQAAEKISSEPVPEEIIAVRVKEEHLDMATADKAPSPELPVPIENIKQETDD